One region of Estrella lausannensis genomic DNA includes:
- a CDS encoding glycosyltransferase, with the protein MEWFQDEKMVSKESWADIDFERSLLRHQRDLSIYRVLTSKERPASGEIRELVSLLKRLFTEERKAAEPIPKKIHQIWLGHNPPEDYKKWMESWKRLPGFTYHLWTDADIATFPLQNRALYEAADNPGAKSDIARYEILYREGGIYTDADTECFHPDKLTALCENLSFFAGIEPLCQALGIWIGNSIIGAQPLSPIMKRVVDALPADYPKQAKSPVYVTGPAYFSHQIKAMLREGGTPAGTVIFPTTVFYPHTKNEVLTAAKEQGVLQTPPETICAHYYGKSWHKMSINTLKRASNPSYPSFEKALQHSKREREAYKFLAHPLHREKEKHAERLTKLQDLYHRLGKAQASSSIPKIIHQIESVSFTPSALSYIASWMGMKGFSYRLWSKEELFAEIPGLRDIPNEKKMDFAKFSLLLRYGGIYAEANLFCYDEVFFDEITNRVGFFAGLEPLAEAKGLVISPLLIGAESGLPLLELALKRMKTEGVTGSKALSEAFFDEKDARYERVVFPPSFFYPFDRVDLEHLARANNTPTIPPECAALRAYYPAYKKRVIL; encoded by the coding sequence ATGGAGTGGTTCCAAGATGAGAAGATGGTAAGCAAAGAGAGTTGGGCTGATATTGATTTTGAACGGTCCCTGCTGAGGCATCAGCGGGACCTGTCCATCTATCGGGTGTTGACTAGTAAGGAGAGACCGGCTTCCGGTGAAATACGGGAGCTGGTCTCTTTACTTAAGAGGCTTTTTACCGAAGAGAGAAAAGCTGCCGAGCCTATCCCCAAAAAAATTCATCAGATCTGGCTGGGTCACAACCCGCCTGAAGACTATAAAAAGTGGATGGAGTCGTGGAAACGCCTTCCCGGTTTTACCTATCACCTCTGGACCGATGCGGATATAGCCACTTTTCCCCTTCAAAACCGCGCCCTCTATGAAGCAGCCGACAATCCGGGCGCTAAATCCGACATTGCGCGCTATGAAATCCTCTACCGTGAGGGCGGGATTTACACCGATGCCGATACGGAATGTTTCCATCCCGACAAACTTACGGCACTCTGTGAGAACCTCTCTTTTTTCGCCGGCATCGAACCTTTGTGTCAGGCTCTCGGGATTTGGATAGGCAACAGCATCATAGGTGCGCAGCCTTTAAGTCCGATCATGAAAAGGGTCGTTGACGCATTACCTGCTGACTACCCAAAGCAAGCGAAATCTCCTGTCTACGTGACAGGGCCGGCGTATTTTTCGCATCAAATTAAAGCGATGCTAAGAGAGGGCGGGACGCCCGCCGGAACCGTGATTTTTCCGACCACGGTATTCTATCCCCACACAAAAAATGAAGTATTGACCGCCGCGAAAGAGCAAGGGGTGCTTCAGACACCACCTGAAACGATTTGTGCTCACTACTACGGCAAAAGTTGGCATAAAATGAGCATCAATACCCTCAAAAGGGCAAGCAACCCTTCCTATCCTTCATTTGAAAAAGCTCTCCAGCACTCGAAGAGGGAAAGGGAGGCTTATAAATTCCTGGCACATCCGCTGCACCGGGAAAAAGAGAAGCATGCAGAACGTCTGACTAAGCTTCAGGATCTTTACCATCGTCTGGGGAAGGCGCAAGCATCCTCCTCCATACCCAAGATCATCCACCAGATTGAATCGGTATCATTTACACCGTCGGCCCTTTCCTATATCGCATCCTGGATGGGGATGAAGGGATTCTCTTATCGTTTGTGGTCGAAAGAGGAGCTCTTTGCCGAGATTCCTGGTCTCCGGGATATCCCCAACGAGAAAAAGATGGACTTTGCCAAATTTAGTCTTCTTCTGCGCTACGGGGGGATCTATGCGGAAGCGAACCTCTTTTGCTACGATGAAGTTTTTTTTGACGAGATCACCAATCGGGTCGGTTTTTTTGCCGGGCTTGAACCTTTGGCCGAGGCAAAAGGACTAGTCATTTCTCCGCTTCTTATCGGAGCGGAATCGGGGCTTCCGCTCCTTGAGTTGGCTCTAAAGCGAATGAAGACAGAGGGTGTCACCGGATCTAAAGCTCTGTCTGAGGCCTTCTTTGACGAAAAGGACGCACGCTATGAGAGGGTGGTGTTCCCTCCGAGCTTTTTCTACCCTTTCGATCGAGTGGACTTGGAGCATCTGGCCCGGGCAAACAATACCCCTACTATTCCTCCCGAGTGCGCCGCTTTAAGAGCTTATTATCCTGCCTATAAAAAAAGGGTGATTCTCTAG
- a CDS encoding OsmC family protein → MPRESKYRVDLSWQGDTTKDYDRSFSLTAPLKQAIQGSTDPVFKGDAAKWNPEEFLLAAVSSCHMLSYLHLAAKAGILVTEYTDSPTGVLTLAEGKGKMTKVTLNPVVKLTDISRLEEAKELHGKAHEQCFIANSVSVPIQINPDVIVSIKAP, encoded by the coding sequence ATGCCGAGAGAGAGCAAGTATCGTGTGGATTTGAGCTGGCAAGGCGACACGACAAAGGACTACGACAGGTCTTTCAGCCTGACGGCACCGCTGAAGCAGGCAATACAGGGGTCTACCGACCCCGTCTTCAAAGGCGATGCCGCTAAGTGGAACCCTGAAGAGTTCCTGCTTGCCGCCGTATCCTCTTGCCACATGCTCTCCTACCTGCATCTCGCTGCAAAGGCGGGTATCTTAGTCACCGAATATACAGACAGCCCGACCGGTGTGCTGACTCTTGCTGAAGGCAAGGGGAAGATGACTAAGGTGACTTTAAACCCGGTCGTCAAGCTCACGGACATCAGCCGGTTGGAAGAGGCCAAAGAGCTGCATGGGAAGGCTCACGAGCAATGTTTCATCGCCAATTCGGTCAGTGTTCCAATTCAGATTAATCCCGATGTGATCGTGTCTATTAAAGCGCCTTAA
- a CDS encoding MFS transporter, which produces MWNQIIFLSVVASIGVISASICAPALPSIAEYFVADLSTVQFAISLFLAGNAIGQMVSGPLSDFFGKRSVMLSGLVVFVLASLLCSFADSMGMLLLGRFFQGMGTAAGPVLARAIATSQFSAHKSAEVMSYGAFGVGLASMLAIIFSGQITMVSWRGNFILAASLGLLLIFWAIPSLKSVNTPSAERRSFKSILSFLKDTLRSPVFLVNTIAHSITYGLMYGYITIFPFIIKDLYHENNPKLVGILSACMIGVYLIGVFGAAKIVARVGLRKLVKGAVALQLVSGVLLTLSQGSVSFFTALILFNLSIGVILPMTSAAALAPLAKTAAGTASSTLGLTYRLIGSLLTSAICLLPVGLGGFLGGSIALLSLFSLLAFKLLESSPQEVLINN; this is translated from the coding sequence ATGTGGAATCAAATTATCTTTTTATCGGTGGTTGCCTCCATTGGAGTTATCTCCGCCAGTATCTGCGCGCCGGCGCTTCCCTCTATCGCGGAGTATTTTGTCGCTGACTTGAGTACCGTGCAGTTTGCTATCAGCCTTTTTCTTGCCGGCAACGCCATAGGACAAATGGTGTCGGGCCCTCTTTCCGATTTTTTTGGCAAGCGGTCGGTGATGCTGTCGGGGCTTGTCGTTTTTGTGCTCGCCAGCCTCCTGTGCTCTTTTGCTGACAGCATGGGCATGCTGCTGCTGGGGCGGTTCTTTCAGGGTATGGGCACTGCGGCAGGACCTGTGCTCGCACGAGCGATTGCGACCAGCCAGTTCTCGGCTCACAAGTCGGCAGAGGTGATGTCCTACGGAGCATTTGGCGTCGGGCTTGCCTCCATGCTGGCGATTATCTTCAGCGGGCAAATTACGATGGTTTCGTGGAGAGGAAACTTTATCCTGGCAGCGTCTCTCGGCCTTCTTCTAATATTTTGGGCTATCCCTTCCCTTAAATCTGTAAACACTCCCTCTGCCGAGCGGCGCTCGTTCAAGAGCATACTGTCGTTTCTCAAAGACACTTTGCGCTCGCCCGTGTTTTTAGTGAACACCATCGCTCATTCGATTACCTACGGCCTGATGTACGGCTACATCACCATATTTCCCTTTATCATCAAGGATCTCTACCACGAGAACAACCCGAAACTGGTGGGCATCTTATCGGCCTGCATGATAGGAGTGTATCTTATCGGCGTCTTCGGGGCGGCAAAGATCGTGGCCAGAGTGGGCTTAAGGAAACTGGTGAAGGGTGCTGTTGCCTTGCAGCTGGTCTCAGGCGTTCTGCTCACTCTCTCTCAGGGCAGCGTCTCTTTTTTCACAGCTCTTATCCTATTTAACCTCAGCATAGGTGTGATTCTGCCCATGACGTCGGCCGCAGCGCTTGCGCCGCTCGCCAAGACCGCCGCAGGAACTGCCTCGTCCACTCTCGGGCTTACCTATCGCCTGATCGGCTCGCTGCTGACAAGCGCCATCTGTCTTCTGCCGGTGGGCCTCGGGGGATTCCTCGGGGGATCCATTGCTCTACTCTCGCTCTTTAGCCTGCTGGCGTTCAAACTGTTAGAGTCCTCTCCTCAAGAGGTCTTAATCAATAATTAA
- a CDS encoding alpha/beta hydrolase family protein, with translation MEFIKDLSFNQQFIRTLGHAARGGADLGECLALIPRIIPGNFESWHDAFHQLGNQLRENAAQESSKQHFFSAGKKLLRASNYYRTAYFFLEENPGDPRIKERLEESKESFAKALDFLAIPHVMIQIPFEGSSLPAILYPSAVPDAKLLIDTGGGDSTLEELYFQSAVAARERGYHCLTFEGPGQGSVLRLGKTPFRPDWEVVIKAVLDFIDKTYPAMKSRVALRGDSFGGYLAVRAAAYEKRIKACVVNPGIFGVSKGLEKLPGAMMTSLLFALKPALRFKIKSRYMRFGVKNLQEMKERCREYTLEGKIKNISCPTLVFDNEEEHLTQGEALKLYQTLECPKKYYVFKKEQRSGGHCQPFLPHETEEVLFDWLDEVLSIT, from the coding sequence ATGGAATTCATTAAAGACTTAAGTTTCAATCAGCAGTTCATCAGAACGCTCGGACACGCAGCACGTGGCGGCGCAGATTTGGGTGAGTGTCTGGCACTGATACCCCGCATCATTCCGGGGAATTTCGAAAGTTGGCATGACGCCTTCCATCAACTCGGAAACCAATTGCGAGAAAATGCTGCGCAAGAATCCTCAAAACAGCACTTTTTCAGCGCTGGTAAGAAACTGCTGCGGGCTAGTAACTACTACCGGACAGCCTACTTCTTCTTAGAGGAAAACCCGGGCGACCCACGGATCAAAGAGAGACTGGAAGAGAGTAAAGAGAGCTTTGCCAAAGCCCTGGATTTTCTCGCCATACCTCATGTCATGATACAGATTCCCTTTGAAGGGAGCTCTCTGCCCGCGATTCTCTACCCCTCCGCAGTACCTGATGCGAAACTTTTGATCGATACGGGGGGAGGAGATAGCACGCTCGAAGAGCTCTATTTTCAGTCTGCGGTGGCTGCACGGGAGAGGGGGTATCACTGCCTGACGTTTGAAGGCCCCGGACAAGGCAGTGTGCTCCGCCTGGGTAAAACGCCGTTTCGCCCTGACTGGGAAGTCGTGATCAAAGCAGTGCTGGACTTTATCGACAAAACATACCCTGCCATGAAGAGTAGGGTGGCCTTGCGCGGAGATAGCTTTGGCGGCTATCTGGCGGTGAGAGCTGCCGCGTATGAAAAAAGAATCAAGGCCTGTGTTGTCAATCCGGGCATTTTTGGCGTCAGCAAAGGCCTTGAAAAGCTCCCCGGGGCCATGATGACTTCTCTACTGTTTGCCCTAAAGCCGGCTCTCCGTTTTAAAATCAAGAGCCGCTACATGCGCTTTGGCGTGAAAAACCTGCAGGAGATGAAAGAGCGCTGCAGGGAGTATACGCTAGAGGGAAAAATCAAAAATATCTCCTGCCCCACGCTCGTATTTGATAATGAAGAGGAACATCTGACGCAAGGGGAGGCGCTGAAACTTTATCAGACGTTAGAGTGCCCTAAAAAATACTATGTATTTAAAAAGGAGCAGCGATCGGGAGGACACTGCCAGCCTTTTCTTCCGCACGAAACCGAGGAGGTGCTCTTTGACTGGCTGGATGAAGTTCTGTCCATAACCTGA
- a CDS encoding GIY-YIG nuclease family protein yields MNCWIVYIARAKNAKLYTGITNNLEKRMEEHSSGKGGARFFRSSPFEKVVFQEKHADKSSALKRECAIKKLPRLKKLELIEGAV; encoded by the coding sequence GTGAATTGCTGGATCGTCTACATCGCACGTGCGAAGAATGCAAAGCTCTACACGGGCATCACAAACAATTTGGAAAAAAGGATGGAGGAGCACAGCTCTGGAAAGGGCGGCGCCCGCTTTTTTCGCTCCTCCCCCTTCGAGAAAGTGGTGTTTCAAGAAAAACACGCCGACAAAAGCTCCGCCCTGAAGCGTGAATGTGCCATCAAAAAACTCCCCCGGCTCAAGAAGCTGGAACTTATCGAAGGCGCTGTTTAA
- a CDS encoding tRNA dihydrouridine synthase, whose translation MGLLPKNSDGCPYLILAPMEGVGDSWFRVAMATIGGFDEGVRDFLRVPSNAHVPSLAVRYLASEIAPIPLAAQIMGSDLDLMAEMAKAMEARGAPRIDLNCGCPSNTVTGRGAGSSLLKDPDFLHDVASALVKAVKIPVTAKLRSGFDDTSLFKENMLAAEASGIAYVTLHPRTKAEGYGPPANWGLIQEAKKLLKIPVVGNGDILNVDDALRMLDETGCDALMIGRGSVINPFIFHEIKARFAGSDYRPQWEQMVRFFDVYVRQMEEGVPERTKVNKVKQLMGFLFKKNEKLLSMRQSILTADQKEVGQFLEYALPRLAEGLDLA comes from the coding sequence ATGGGACTTCTCCCCAAAAATAGCGATGGGTGCCCTTACCTGATTTTGGCTCCCATGGAGGGTGTCGGAGACAGTTGGTTTCGTGTGGCGATGGCGACAATTGGCGGTTTCGATGAAGGGGTCCGGGATTTCCTGCGGGTGCCTTCCAATGCACATGTGCCAAGTCTTGCTGTGCGCTACTTGGCCAGCGAAATAGCGCCCATCCCTCTTGCTGCGCAGATCATGGGGTCCGATTTAGATCTCATGGCGGAGATGGCCAAGGCTATGGAAGCAAGAGGGGCGCCGCGCATCGATCTCAATTGCGGCTGCCCATCCAACACCGTGACCGGCCGCGGTGCCGGCTCCAGCCTGCTGAAAGATCCTGATTTTTTGCATGATGTCGCCTCAGCCCTTGTCAAAGCGGTTAAGATCCCGGTCACCGCCAAGCTGAGATCGGGCTTCGACGACACGTCGCTTTTCAAGGAGAATATGCTCGCTGCCGAGGCAAGCGGCATCGCCTATGTCACGTTGCATCCAAGGACCAAGGCCGAAGGGTATGGTCCCCCGGCTAATTGGGGCTTGATTCAAGAGGCGAAAAAACTGCTTAAAATTCCCGTCGTCGGCAACGGCGATATCCTGAATGTCGACGATGCACTGCGCATGCTGGATGAGACGGGCTGCGATGCGTTGATGATCGGGCGGGGAAGCGTGATCAACCCATTTATATTTCACGAAATTAAAGCCCGTTTTGCCGGGAGCGACTATCGCCCGCAGTGGGAACAGATGGTGCGGTTTTTTGACGTTTATGTCCGGCAGATGGAGGAGGGCGTCCCTGAGAGAACGAAGGTCAACAAAGTCAAGCAGTTGATGGGGTTTCTCTTCAAAAAAAATGAGAAGCTTCTCTCGATGCGGCAATCGATACTGACAGCCGATCAAAAAGAGGTGGGACAATTCCTTGAGTACGCCCTGCCGCGATTGGCAGAAGGGCTTGATCTTGCTTGA
- a CDS encoding flavin monoamine oxidase family protein — MGSRGIKVAVVGGGLSGLTTAYRLAEQGFDVELFEARNRVGGRVLTAFINDVPVDLGGQNVSDGGKAAHIHTLADELDLKFNATDAVINNYYFDGKKIVEVQRLLSEKQFTSQALEVRMRDLMKEAHTLEDILRGILDQEDPLYKSISVRMAAYEGAPVHALSPYYAETLMHMLLGGISAAHPGKGEGQTKIHLLRIEGGAFSLPEKLANKLGPRVHLNKPLTALEKSEGGSILLSFADGTSFKADLVALTMPCSVYEDISFGDETIPEDTLDAIRSIRYGGNSKIVVPCSEVPNLPDVLINDRALCFFDLSHPLLTLYYTGEASSYTGETIGATYRQDRAMLKTWGALACPPYLEPVIADDTPFVRYSTPVGFSWPLDRYAKGSYSFISPGQEELFTDLKSHQGEVVKTLFAPIGQKIFFAGEHASILLDVPGTMESACESGERTARMIARAILQNQ, encoded by the coding sequence ATGGGATCCAGAGGAATCAAAGTGGCAGTGGTCGGCGGAGGCCTCTCCGGGCTGACAACAGCCTACCGCTTGGCAGAACAGGGCTTCGACGTCGAGTTGTTTGAAGCAAGAAACCGAGTCGGCGGCCGCGTACTCACGGCCTTCATCAATGATGTCCCGGTCGATTTAGGGGGTCAAAACGTATCCGATGGAGGCAAGGCAGCGCATATTCACACCCTGGCAGACGAGCTTGACCTGAAGTTCAACGCAACGGATGCGGTGATTAACAACTACTACTTTGACGGAAAAAAGATTGTTGAGGTCCAAAGGCTGCTTAGCGAAAAGCAATTCACTTCCCAAGCTCTTGAAGTGCGCATGCGGGATTTGATGAAAGAAGCCCATACCCTGGAGGATATACTGCGGGGAATTCTCGATCAGGAAGACCCCCTCTACAAATCAATCAGCGTCAGGATGGCCGCCTATGAAGGGGCTCCGGTTCATGCCCTCTCTCCTTATTACGCCGAGACTCTGATGCACATGCTTCTCGGAGGTATATCCGCCGCACATCCGGGAAAAGGAGAAGGGCAAACAAAGATACACCTGCTCCGCATAGAAGGGGGCGCCTTCTCCCTTCCGGAGAAACTGGCCAACAAACTCGGCCCCCGAGTTCACCTCAACAAACCTCTCACCGCACTCGAAAAATCGGAGGGAGGGTCGATTTTACTCTCATTTGCCGATGGAACTTCCTTTAAAGCCGATTTGGTCGCACTGACCATGCCATGTTCCGTCTATGAAGATATCAGTTTTGGCGATGAGACCATTCCAGAAGACACATTGGACGCAATCAGGAGCATTCGCTATGGCGGCAACTCAAAAATTGTGGTCCCCTGCTCCGAGGTGCCCAATCTACCCGATGTCCTAATCAATGACAGGGCTCTCTGTTTTTTCGATTTGTCCCATCCCCTGCTCACCCTCTACTACACAGGAGAGGCAAGCTCTTATACCGGAGAAACCATCGGGGCGACATACCGCCAGGACCGCGCCATGCTAAAGACATGGGGCGCTCTTGCCTGCCCGCCTTATTTAGAGCCTGTCATTGCCGATGATACGCCCTTTGTCCGCTACTCAACCCCTGTCGGCTTCAGCTGGCCCCTGGACAGATATGCCAAAGGATCCTATTCTTTTATATCTCCGGGACAAGAGGAGCTTTTCACCGATCTGAAAAGTCATCAGGGAGAGGTTGTGAAAACACTGTTTGCCCCGATCGGGCAGAAGATCTTTTTCGCGGGCGAGCACGCTTCGATCTTGCTGGATGTCCCGGGCACGATGGAGTCCGCCTGTGAATCGGGAGAGCGAACAGCACGCATGATCGCGAGAGCCATTTTACAAAATCAGTAG
- a CDS encoding ABC transporter ATP-binding protein gives MGSYPELIRFVLQFMQKQKWVFLLIFLLDASAWPLDALVWPYILHVVIDIFTTFDSSRAEAFDVLVPPLLAGISLVAYVEVASRTMGFLLAKALPSLQAAIRMKMFDHIQHHSPHYFNERFAGHLANKLTEMTTQVELIIQQLFWPVIPALTACLFGTWILFSIHPLFALIFLAWLAIHLTACILFARPCDFYEQLHGEARSVLSGKIVDSFTNNFAVNLFFRFGHEKALVGHYQEHERQTNVRAKQCVEKMRTVLSLFYFVAVILGINGSLIYLWLKNQISTGEAIQVFTTMWNLTMILWTVGSALPVLFQAVGGARQAYSVMLDASDIQDRPGAAPLKVTAGKIQFDKVNFRYGERTLFTDKSITIKGGEKVGLVGYTGAGKSTFINLILRFFPLTSGRICIDGQDINDVTLESLRKSIALIPQDPILFHRSLADNILYGNPEAHEADKLEAARQAHCSLFIESLPQGYDAIVGERGTKLSGGERQRIAIARAILSKAPILLLDEATSALDSVTEQYIQDSLEKLMQGRTTIVIAHRLSTLARMDRILVFDRGKIVEEGPHESLLARNGLYAKMWKMQVGGFLPA, from the coding sequence ATGGGATCTTATCCGGAGCTCATCAGGTTTGTTCTGCAATTTATGCAGAAGCAAAAATGGGTCTTTCTTTTGATTTTCCTTTTGGATGCCAGCGCCTGGCCGCTGGATGCCCTTGTCTGGCCCTATATTTTGCACGTTGTCATCGACATATTCACAACTTTTGACTCCAGCAGGGCAGAGGCGTTTGATGTGCTGGTACCTCCCCTTTTAGCCGGTATTTCACTGGTTGCCTATGTCGAAGTCGCATCACGCACGATGGGATTTCTGCTCGCCAAAGCCCTCCCGTCGCTTCAGGCCGCTATCCGGATGAAGATGTTCGACCATATCCAGCACCACTCCCCACACTATTTCAATGAACGATTTGCCGGCCACCTGGCCAATAAACTGACCGAGATGACCACACAAGTCGAGTTGATCATTCAGCAGCTTTTTTGGCCCGTCATCCCAGCTCTTACGGCATGCCTTTTCGGGACATGGATTCTTTTTTCCATCCACCCCCTTTTTGCCCTGATCTTTTTAGCCTGGCTTGCAATCCACCTGACTGCATGCATTCTGTTCGCCAGGCCCTGCGACTTCTATGAGCAACTGCACGGAGAGGCCCGCAGCGTCCTATCCGGGAAAATCGTCGACAGCTTCACCAACAACTTCGCGGTAAATCTCTTCTTCCGCTTCGGGCACGAAAAAGCCCTTGTCGGCCATTATCAGGAGCATGAGAGGCAGACCAACGTGCGGGCCAAGCAGTGTGTCGAGAAGATGCGCACTGTGCTTTCTCTTTTTTATTTTGTCGCTGTGATCCTTGGAATTAATGGGAGCTTGATCTACCTGTGGCTTAAAAACCAAATTTCAACCGGCGAAGCGATCCAGGTCTTTACGACGATGTGGAATCTGACGATGATCTTGTGGACTGTCGGCTCAGCCCTTCCCGTCCTCTTCCAGGCAGTCGGTGGGGCTAGGCAGGCATATTCCGTCATGCTTGATGCGAGCGACATCCAAGATCGTCCGGGCGCAGCTCCTCTCAAAGTCACCGCTGGGAAAATTCAATTTGATAAAGTGAACTTTCGCTATGGAGAGCGGACACTGTTCACAGACAAGTCAATCACTATCAAAGGCGGAGAGAAGGTCGGACTAGTCGGCTACACAGGCGCCGGCAAATCCACCTTCATCAACTTGATTCTGCGGTTTTTTCCTCTCACGAGCGGCAGGATCTGCATCGACGGACAGGACATTAACGACGTGACTTTAGAGTCGTTAAGAAAAAGCATCGCCCTGATACCTCAGGATCCCATCCTATTCCACCGTTCCCTGGCCGATAATATTCTCTATGGAAATCCCGAGGCGCATGAAGCCGATAAACTCGAAGCGGCCAGGCAAGCCCACTGCTCTTTGTTTATCGAGTCGTTGCCCCAGGGATATGATGCGATTGTCGGAGAGAGAGGGACTAAGCTTTCGGGCGGCGAGCGGCAAAGGATCGCTATCGCGAGGGCCATTCTCTCCAAAGCCCCCATCTTGCTGCTCGATGAAGCCACCTCGGCACTTGACTCGGTGACCGAGCAGTATATTCAGGACAGCTTAGAGAAACTGATGCAGGGTCGCACAACGATCGTCATCGCGCACAGGCTATCCACTCTTGCGCGCATGGATCGCATTTTGGTGTTCGATCGCGGCAAAATCGTTGAGGAAGGACCGCATGAGAGTCTCCTTGCCAGGAATGGGTTATATGCCAAGATGTGGAAGATGCAAGTCGGCGGCTTTTTACCGGCGTGA
- a CDS encoding aminotransferase class V-fold PLP-dependent enzyme, producing MSLNIAKLRKETPGCLGVVHFNNAGASLMPKSVINAVNSHFEMESALGGYEAADNVTDKIAGFYDAAAKLIHGSPGEIAYQESATRAWDMVFYSLSFKPGDRILTSRAEYASNYIAFLQVVKKTGAIIDIIPDDVYGQLSLDALEKMISPSVKLIAITHVPTQGGLINPAEAVGKIAKAHGIFYLLDATQSVGQMPIDVEAMQCDALCATGRKFLRGPRGTGFLYVRASKIAELEPPFLDLHAATWEKRNRYAIRPDARRFETWERNYANMLGLKAAIEYALTLGMPSIWERIKALSKTLRMKLGAVEGVVLRDLGENKCGIVSFTVEGMDAARVMASLRVKNIHVSVSLAEYAPLDLGERGLDSVVRASLHCYNTEEEIELFIKHLRDIAGSVSGG from the coding sequence ATGTCTTTAAATATTGCGAAGCTGCGAAAAGAGACTCCGGGATGCCTAGGCGTTGTGCACTTCAACAATGCAGGGGCATCGCTGATGCCCAAATCGGTCATCAACGCTGTGAACTCACATTTTGAGATGGAGTCAGCGCTGGGAGGGTACGAGGCAGCCGACAACGTCACAGACAAGATTGCGGGGTTTTATGACGCGGCAGCAAAGCTGATCCACGGATCTCCGGGTGAGATCGCCTATCAGGAGAGTGCCACCCGCGCCTGGGACATGGTGTTCTACTCGCTTTCCTTTAAGCCCGGGGATCGTATTCTGACTTCGAGAGCCGAATATGCCAGCAATTACATCGCATTTTTACAGGTCGTCAAGAAAACAGGCGCCATAATCGACATTATCCCCGATGACGTCTACGGACAATTGTCTCTTGATGCTTTAGAGAAGATGATCTCTCCTTCGGTTAAGCTGATAGCCATCACGCATGTTCCCACGCAAGGAGGGCTTATCAATCCCGCGGAAGCAGTGGGAAAAATCGCCAAAGCGCATGGCATCTTCTATCTCCTGGATGCCACGCAGTCAGTCGGTCAAATGCCGATTGATGTAGAAGCCATGCAATGTGATGCGCTTTGCGCCACCGGCAGGAAGTTTTTGCGCGGGCCGCGCGGCACCGGTTTTCTTTATGTGCGCGCCTCAAAAATTGCCGAGCTGGAGCCGCCCTTTCTCGATCTGCACGCAGCGACATGGGAGAAAAGGAATCGATACGCCATCAGGCCGGATGCGAGGCGCTTCGAGACCTGGGAGAGAAACTACGCGAACATGCTCGGACTGAAGGCGGCGATCGAATACGCCCTCACGCTCGGCATGCCCTCCATATGGGAGCGCATCAAGGCTTTATCGAAGACGCTGCGTATGAAGCTGGGGGCTGTCGAGGGAGTGGTGCTCCGTGACCTGGGAGAGAACAAATGCGGTATCGTCTCCTTTACCGTCGAAGGGATGGACGCTGCCCGGGTGATGGCGAGTCTTCGCGTGAAAAACATCCATGTTTCCGTCTCTCTTGCCGAGTATGCTCCTCTAGACCTTGGAGAGCGGGGGCTCGACAGTGTTGTACGGGCCTCTTTGCACTGCTACAACACCGAAGAGGAGATAGAGCTTTTTATCAAACACTTGCGGGATATCGCCGGAAGCGTATCCGGTGGGTAG